Proteins from a genomic interval of Zingiber officinale cultivar Zhangliang chromosome 1B, Zo_v1.1, whole genome shotgun sequence:
- the LOC121971660 gene encoding protein NUCLEAR FUSION DEFECTIVE 6, mitochondrial-like — MAAAAARSVLRSSSLRGRTPRVGRVMPATPSRHPLRRLPNQRPAVAERYLRAPLAASFCVESLMPLHSATAAALLTSMLGVSHGNYGGLYEGQDETR, encoded by the exons ATGGCCGCCGCAGCCGCTAGGTCGGTGCTTCGCTCGTCTTCGCTTAGGGGCCGGACGCCGCGGGTCGGCCGCGTCATGCCTGCAACACCTTCTCGCCATCCGCTTCGGCGTCTCCCCAACCAGCGGCCGGCCGTCGCTGAACGTTACCTCAG GGCCCCTCTTGCCGCGAGTTTTTGCGTAGAATCGCTGATGCCTCTGCACAGCGCGACTGCAGCGGCCCTTTTGACTTCGATGTTGGGAGTTTCGCATGGGAACTACGGGGGGCTCTATGAAG gaCAAGATGAAACTAGATGA